The Ignicoccus hospitalis KIN4/I genome includes the window CCTCGAAGTGGCAACCGAGGTCGCGTTGGAGGAGACCGAAGCCAGTTACTTTTCCGGGGTGAGCGTGGTCGCTTTGGGCAAACACGTGTTGGCCATACTCCACAAGCTCGAGAGCTTGGGGTACGAGGTGGAAGACATGAAGATAAAGGTAGATAAAAAGGTCGCGTACGTGTCGCTGGCCGCCCGGGAGTATGACCCGGAGCTCGTAAGGAGGATCGCGCTTGAGTACTTGGAGCCGCTGGGCATCAAAGAGGTGAGGGTAGAGAGCCTTGGCTGAGTTCTGTTGGTCCCTTGGCGACCCGATCAAGAGCGGTCCGGACTTGCTGAGCCTAATAAATTACGTGGCCTCGAAGGGCCTCAACTGTAGGATAAGCGTCGTCTGGCCTCCTCTGGACCTTCTCTTCGCCGAGGGTCACATCATGGGTTACAGAGGCGACCTAAGCAGTTTCTCTTTGCCAAAGAAGCTCGAAATAAATGTATACGAACTAACTGACGAAGAGATACTCGTTGAACTTGAAGATAAAGATTACATTAAATTAGATTCCATAGAGAGCTTGATCTCGCTCATAAAGGAAATTGTGGTGAGGGAAGCGTTAGTAATTAAGGGGAAAGTGTATCCCGTCGCCCAACTAATAGATCCGTCGTCCGTAAGCGTGGATACCGAAACGTGGGAGAGCGTCTCAGTTACCGTCGAAGAGCCGAAGGAATTCTTGGGAACGCTGATAAGTGGAGGACACAAAGCAATCAACGTTGTTTCGCTCACTGAGAGGTGGACCTTGGACGTTCTCGCATGTGACGACAAAATATTGGGAGCGAGCCTCTACATGCCGGAGAGCGTGGAAACCATAAAGGGCTCAGACGCGTTCGTCTTTCCCCTAGAAAGCCCTGGTAAGTGGATAGTTACGATGGCGAAGCCGTTCTTGTGTCCAAAGGTCTCGCTCGTACTGGACCCGAGGCTTGATGAACGGCTCAAAGGCGTTGAAACGGGGGTAGTAAAGCTATGATAATTGTGGCTGTGGGCGCGGATTCGTTAATAAACAAGCTCAAAAGAGAAGTAGAGGAAGTAGAGAAAGAGCTGGCCGACTACGGGAACGCCTTGTCGGTCGTGATGGACCAGGGAAGGAAAGAGCTGGTAAGGTATAAGCTCCTAGGGTTCAAGACGAAACCCCCGGAAAAGGAAGTTATCTCAGAAAAGCCTTTGACCGTCCTCCACCGCTCCCTCTTAGTCTTCTCAAAGGACTTCGAGAGGGAGGTCGCGTCTACCTTCAAGGAGTACAAAGAGGAGATCCAGAGCTTGATAGATAAATTAAACGCCCAACGCGAGGAGTTCAAAGATCACATATTCTTCGTCTTCACCAAGGGTGCAAAAATAGTCGCTATTTACGTGCTCCCGCCTACGGTCCCGGGCTATGAGACAATTAGGGCCGAGCTAGAGAGGTTGGAGGGAGGGCGCTAGGCCGTGCCTTTCATAAGTAGGGGCAGAACAATCGGCTTCCGAAGGGTAAACAAGTACTCCCCTTTGGAGAGTATACTGAGGGAATTCGCGAAAAAGGGGTTCATCGGTAGGTTCGTGTTCGACGGCACTTGCAAGAACGTGGGAAACGTCATATTGAGGATTGAAGTCATAAGCGAAAAGATAGTAGCAATGGAGGCCGAGGCCGGCGGGAAACTCCTCAAAGGGAGGGAGGCCCTCGAGGTCTTCGAAGCGTGTAAAGAGGAGGCCGAAGGCTTCGTAGAAATAATAGAGCTAGACAGCGACAAAGTCCTCATCGATTTGGAAGACAACCCCGACGCGAGGGTCAACTTAGTAATAGAGATGCCTACGTTAACATTAAAGATAGCAGCACTGCACGTTGCCGCGAAGGGCTCCGGGCTTGCCCTAGTAGGAACCATGCTCAAGGACGTCGCCTTGTCGGAGTGCTTGGTGGCAGAAGGCCTCATAGACGGGCGCTGTGACGGAGTAATAAAGGGTGAGATGTGTCCCGACAAAATAGATCTGGTTATTGCCGTAAAGGAGAGCATCGTTCACATGAGCAGGCCGGAGGAGGTTGAGGGCTCCTTCGTAGCTATATCAGAGAAGTGTAAGATGGCCGAGTTCGTTATGAAAGCTACTAAGAGGTGAGGTCACTCCTCGTAACCCAGCTCTTTCCTCACTTCCTTAGTCGCTTCGACCATAACCTTCAGCTTGTTGAAAGCTATGTCTCTATCCCCGAGGATCTTTAGCCCGCAGTCCGGCTTGACGTAGACCTTCTCTGGCGGCATTATTTCTAATACTTTGTATATCGCGTTCTTCACGAAGTCTTTGCTCTCCACCTTCTTAGAGTGTATATCTATCACGCCGTATCCTAACTCCTTTCCGCTCGAGGCATAATCGTACTCCTTTATCGCTTCCAGTAACTTAAAGTTGTTATTGACAAATTCTAGGTCGAACTGGTCTACCGGGAACTCCAGTAGGTCGGGGAAGAGCTTCTCTACCCGGCCGTGGCATATGTGGACGATCTTCTTTGCGTCGTCCATCCCTTGGAACACGATCGAGAGGGCTTCCTTAGTTATCTCTATGTCCTCCTTGTAGGGGTGCGTCGAGAGCGCGGGCTCATCCACTTGAAGGTACCTCGCGCCCGCGTCGTAAAGGGCCTTGAGTTCCTTGTGAAGCTCTTTCGCCAAGTCTATTATGAGCTCCTTCTTGTCCCCGTAGTATTCGTTAAAGGCCCAGTCGGCCATAGTGTAGGGACCTGTTATTATCGCCTTTACCGGCCTTCCTTGAGCGTACTCGGTCGCGTACTTCCAGTCCGTTAAAGTCATTGGCCCTTTCCACCTTATCTTACCCACGACCACGGGCTTCCTGTAGTGGACGTTGTCAAATATTCTGACCCAGTCCTCCGGTTTGTTGCCTACGACAAACCCTTCCATCCTCTCGGCGAAGTACACCTCCATGTCTTCCCTTCTCTGCTCCCCGTCGGAGATGATGTCGACGCCGGCCTTAATTTGATCCTCGACCGCCAGCCTTATCGCTTCCTTAATCATCTTTTCGAACTCTTCGCTGGATATTTCGCCTTTGTAGTGCTTCTTTAAGGCCTCTTTAGCTATGGGGAACTTCGGGTAACTGCCGACAACTGTCGTGGGAAGCACTTTAGGCACTCTATAGCTCATAGAACTCACCCCTCGTTAACAAGTTCCCTCAACTTAAAGGCTATCTCAGCCAGTCTCCTCATTTTCTTCCTAATGTAAGAATATGGCAACACGTCATATCTATAGCTAGCACTCACGTGTACCTCATTGGCGTCGACCTCTTCTATCAAATTCAACGTCTTTGCGGCAGTTTCCTCTATGTGCTCCAATTTCACGTTTAAAGCGTCCGTCACGCCAAACTCTATTATCGGGTAGGGGTATCCGTACTCAGAGAAGGTAGCTTTAGCGTCGTCATAGTTCCACGAAGTCATGTCAAATCCGATACCATCTACTGATAAGTCCAACAACATTTCGTAGACGTTCTCGGGGTTCTTGAAGTACGTTTTCACGACTACGGGGACGTCGACCGCTTGTGCGATTACGTTTATGTACTCTATCCCCAACTGCTTCGCTTCGGCTGGGACCTCGGGGTCCACGAGGGCGGGCTCTTCCAAGTATATGTAGTCCACGTACTGGCTCAAGGCCACGGCCTCGTACGCCAAAGCGGACGTTAGATCAGACATGAGCTCTTCCATCCTCTCGTAGTACTGGTTGTCCACGTGAAGGGCGAAGGTTAGGGGACCGGGCAAGTGAGCTTTGAGGGGCCTCGGGCTAACTTGGTACGCCAGCCTGTGCTCCCCCAAGGTCACGGGCCTTAAGGGGTAGATCGGGCCCTTGACCTTAGCTCGCTTGTAATAGAAGTTGAGCTCGTAAAACCTGTAGTAACCGCCAACTTCCGGGAGCTCGAAGCCTTCCCACGTGGACACGAAGGGACGGAACACGTCGTCCCAAAGCAAGTGGCCGGTGGTGAGGAGGTCCAGCCCCTCTTCGACTTGTTCCATTATGACCCTCTTGGTGCTCCTCTCCCAAGCGCTCCGGAGGGAGGTGAAGTCGAGCTTGCCGGCGTTATAGGCGTCGATGCTCTTCCGCAGCTCCGGCGGCCGCGGGTAGCCTCCGGGATGGGAGGCAACTACCTTCAGCCTCACGTCTCTTTCCCTAACGGCCCCGGGGCGGGCCGCACAATATTTACGTTCTCTCCGCCCTCCCGAAGATCAAACAGAAGCCTCCCATGTCGTGCCACTCGCGTACCTTCAATCCGGCCCTTTCTATTATTTCCTTTCTAATCAGCTTCTTCGAGCCTATTATTTTGAGGAGGACCGCGGACCAGCAAGCGTTCTTGCCTACCTCCCCGAACAAGTAGGTCGGGGAGACTCGGGCTATCTCCTTCAAGGCTGTGACCTTTTCTTGGTCGGTTAAGTGGTGCATCATAGTGAACGTGACCACAGCTTTGAAAGAGTTTGAACGGAACGGTAAGGCGGTCGCCGTCCCCAACACGCAGTCAAACGGGTGCTCTTCCAACCTCTCCTTAGCTATACGTAAGAGCTTG containing:
- a CDS encoding class I SAM-dependent methyltransferase, producing the protein MHAGKKLITRVLERIYPLHDEVVAVKFVERGYYQKVARELEEGSRILEVGCGTGRFIQTVTEKCYGIGLDISDKLLRIAKERLEEHPFDCVLGTATALPFRSNSFKAVVTFTMMHHLTDQEKVTALKEIARVSPTYLFGEVGKNACWSAVLLKIIGSKKLIRKEIIERAGLKVREWHDMGGFCLIFGRAERT
- a CDS encoding methionine synthase, whose amino-acid sequence is MSYRVPKVLPTTVVGSYPKFPIAKEALKKHYKGEISSEEFEKMIKEAIRLAVEDQIKAGVDIISDGEQRREDMEVYFAERMEGFVVGNKPEDWVRIFDNVHYRKPVVVGKIRWKGPMTLTDWKYATEYAQGRPVKAIITGPYTMADWAFNEYYGDKKELIIDLAKELHKELKALYDAGARYLQVDEPALSTHPYKEDIEITKEALSIVFQGMDDAKKIVHICHGRVEKLFPDLLEFPVDQFDLEFVNNNFKLLEAIKEYDYASSGKELGYGVIDIHSKKVESKDFVKNAIYKVLEIMPPEKVYVKPDCGLKILGDRDIAFNKLKVMVEATKEVRKELGYEE
- a CDS encoding cobalamin-independent synthase MetE — encoded protein: MRLKVVASHPGGYPRPPELRKSIDAYNAGKLDFTSLRSAWERSTKRVIMEQVEEGLDLLTTGHLLWDDVFRPFVSTWEGFELPEVGGYYRFYELNFYYKRAKVKGPIYPLRPVTLGEHRLAYQVSPRPLKAHLPGPLTFALHVDNQYYERMEELMSDLTSALAYEAVALSQYVDYIYLEEPALVDPEVPAEAKQLGIEYINVIAQAVDVPVVVKTYFKNPENVYEMLLDLSVDGIGFDMTSWNYDDAKATFSEYGYPYPIIEFGVTDALNVKLEHIEETAAKTLNLIEEVDANEVHVSASYRYDVLPYSYIRKKMRRLAEIAFKLRELVNEG